The nucleotide sequence TCGTGGTGAAGGGGCGCACACAGGCGGTTCCGATTCACGAAGTGATCGGGCGGCGTGAAAAGCTGACCGCTGAAACCCTGCGTGGAGTGGCGCTGTTCGAGCGCGGTTTAGCCCGCTATCTGGCGCGCGACTGGATGGGCGCGTCGGCTTTGTTTGAGCAAAGTGCAAAGCTCGAGCGCTTGCTGCCGGGGGACGCCGCCGGGGTAAAATCATCTCCGTCGTTGGTCTACCTCGATATTGTGGCAGAAATGGCGGAGCATCCCCCGGGCCCGAACTGGGATGGCGTCTACACCATGACCGATAAGTAGAAATTCCATTAATAAAATGCTGGTAATGATTTACAACTCTATCGATGCCGTCGGACCGTTGAAGGCAGGTTGAAAAAGGTCTCTTTTGTGAACTCTTCTCGCAATTCGATAACATTTATTACAATTTCACCGCACGTCTTCTCACCAGAACTTAAGTTACCCGCCTGCCAATAGTATGAAAACCAAGCGTATTTTAACCGTTTTAGTCGCCTTGTTTTGGGTCGCGACGATTTCGGCGCAGACCGCGAAAGTAATTCGCATGACCGGAGCAAAGTCGGCGACCGTGCTCTTGCCCGATCAAGTCGAGGAAACCGTGCTGGAGGAAGGTCAGGAGGTGCCGGTCGGGTCACTCATTCTCGTAGGCGAAGGCACCAAACTCTTTTTGCGCACCTTCACGGGCACGATTACCGTGGCCGAAGCGGAGTCCATTTTTGAAATCGAGACAGTCGAAATCACGGCGGACAATAAGGAGAAGACCGTCTTGGATCTGCGCAGCGGCAATTTGGTCGCCAATCTCGATCCCAAAAAGCGGGCCACGAATGATTACGGAGTGCGCACCCCCAAAGGAGTCGCCGCTGCTCGAGGCACCAATTTCACGATCAGTGTGGACGGTCTCGACGTTTTGGTGACGGTCTCGGCGGGGGTGGTGACGGTCGAGATTCCGGAGTTTCCTTTGCCCGTCTCCCTTTCTCCCGGCCAAGCTTCGAGTGGCGGTGCGGCCACCACACTTTCCGCCGTGATGAACAACCCGGCGACAGCCGCTGTTGCGCGTGCCGTGGTGCAAGCCACCGCCTCCGCCGTGTCGAGTCTGGCGGCGGATCCGGACTCGGGCGTGACGTCGGAAACCGTATCTCAGGTCGTGACCACCGCCGGTCAGGCCGCAGCCGAAACAGGCGATTCGGCACTGGTTTCGTCCGTCGCCGCGGCGGCCACCGAGGCGAATCCAGCCATGGCCGAAACCGCGGTGACCGCGGCGGTCGCCACGAATCCTGCGGCCGCTGCTGAGATTGCCGGGGCGGCCACCGCCGCCTTTCCTGCATCGGCTCAAGCAGTGGTGCAAGCAGCTGTGGCCTCCAACCCGTCCTCCGCCGCCGCTGTAACCACCGCCGCGACGACCGCAGCCCCCACTCAAGCCCAAGCGGTGGTGCAAGGCGCCGTGAATTCCAACCCCGGAGCCGCGGCTGAAATTGCCACGGCCGCGACCGCGGTGGCCCCGGAATCCGCTGATGCCGTGGTGCAAACCGCAGTGACGGCCAATCCGGCAGCTGCATCCCAAGTGGTGACCGGCGTGGTGCAATCGGTCTCTCGCTCGACTGGAGCAAATGTCCAGACCACAGCGCAAGCTCTCGCCACGACGGCCAACACCGCGTCGGCGGCGGCCGGTAGCACGGAGACGGTGGATGCTAACACGGTGGCGCAAGACGTTGAAACGGCTGCGGCCGCAGAAACAGCGGCCACGGAAGAAACGGCGACGGACGAGGAAGAGGCCGAGGAAGACGCGGAAGAGGCGGAAGAAGAAGCCGCCGAAGAAGAAGCCGAAGAGTCTGCGGAGGAAGAGGCGGAGGAAACTCCCGCCGAGGACGAAAACGCCACGGAAGAGGAAGCTCCCGTGGAGGAAGAAGCCCCCGCGGAAGAAGAAGCGTCGGCCGAGGATGAAGCTCCGATTGAGGAAGAGGCTCCGAGCGAAGAAGAATCGCCAGCCGAGGAAACTCCGGCCGAGGAGACTCCGGTCGAAACGCCCGAGGTGCCGGAAGATGTTCCGGAGATCCCCGACCTTGACGAAGTGGGGAACGTCAGCACCTCCAGTTGATGGTGCCGTCGTCCGCCTGAGAAAAACTTAACGCCCGGTCACCGCCGGGCGTTTTTTTTGAGGGAGCAAAGCGGCCAGATCGCTTAGGTGTCCGGGTTTTCGCCGTCCAGGAAGTCGGACTGCTTCAAGCTGGGAGCGGCACCTTTGGATTTTTTGCGATCATCGTCTTCGCCGGACAAATGACGAGGCGGGCGTGACACACGTTGCGCGACGGCAGCTTCGCGATCTGCGACGATGCGGTCGCACATCCCATGAATCTGGAGTCGCAACCATTTCGCCGTGGGGCTGCTGGCGCGATAATCGGCTTCACCGTAGTGATCGATGCGGCCGACTTGGCGCAGACGATCGTTCTGTTCGAACTCACCCGTGGAGTCGGGATTGTAGACGGCATACGCCTTGCCGCCGCCCTTTTTGACCACGGAAAAACTGGGGATGTCACTGGGACCATCCGCGATGTAAATCATGTTCTGCAGGGGGATGCGGCGGTCCTCGGGCTTGATGTTGGAATTCACATCGATCGCGGCGTTGCGATTGGTGCCTTTGTTGATCTCGAAAATGGCCTTCGTCTTGGTCGTGTTGTCGATGACCATGCCGATTTGCGCGATCTCAGCCTCGGCCGAAAGTGACATCTCGTCCTGCTTCAGGAACCCTGGTTGCAGCGGATTTTCCACAAATTCGCAGGCCCACACACCATCGATTTTGTCCGCGATTGAGCTGCCCCGGATCATCTCCGCCAAACCGGTGCTGACCACGTAGTGTTCCAAGGCGATGTCGTGTTTTTGGTATTCCGGCTTGTCGCGCACGAAGGTGCGACTGCGATCGAGAAAGTCGGCCACCCCCGGGTAAAACTGAATATCGCCGCCACACTCGCGAAGGATGCGATTGTTCAGACCCGCCATTTCACCGGACAGCACGTAGGTGAGCAGGTGGTTGAGGTAGGCGATTTCACCCGAGATGTGATAACCGCGCTTCTTGTAGTGCGGCACCAGACTGTTGGTCTCGGCCCAAAAATTATCCTCGTCGACACCGAAGCGTTTGAAGAGAGGGGCCTGCATGTAGTCGGGGATGAGCGTTTTGTCGAAGTCCCAGATGCAAGCGATGATGTTTTGCGTGAAAAGCGTGGTAGCCATGGTCAGGTGTCGGTCGGATTCGTGGTGCCGCGACGAATCTCCGGGGGCACGATGGAGCGTGGCTCGAAGAGCGCAAAGCGCAAAATCCCCGGTTCGTTCTTCCTTTTAGCGCCGCTTTGCGCCTTATGGACCCTTCCCGAACTGCATGTCCGATCTTCCCGATATCACTCCATTCCGCCGTCGTCTCGATGAACTGGACGCTCAAATGAGCGATCCCAATCTTTTCGCGGACCCACGTCGGGCCGCCACGGTGTCTCGCGACCAGCAGCGCATGGCCCGGCTGGTGGCGGACTACGACAAGATCACCGTGCTCGATCGCCAGATTGAAGAAGCCCGGGGCATGTTGAAGGACGACCAAGCCGATCCGGATCTGCGGGAGCTGGCCGAGATGGAATTGCCGGAGAACGAAGCCGCGCGAGAACAGCTGCAGCGAGACGTGTTGGTGGCGATGATCCCGCCGGAGCCGACCGACTCGCGTAACACGGTGCTGGAAATCCGGGCCGGCACGGGTGGGGACGAAGCCGCGTTGTTCGGCGGCGAGCTCTATCGGGCGTATTCACGATTTGCGGACACGCAGGGTTGGAAGGTCCAACCGATGTCGTCCAGCGAAGCCGAACGCGGCGGCTACAAGGAAGTGATCGCGCTAATCACGGGCGACGAAGTCTACCGTCAGTTGAAATTTGAAAGCGGCGTGCACCGGGTGCAACGCGTGCCCGTGACCGAAGCCAACGGACGCATCCACACGTCGACGGTCACGGTGGCGGTGATGCCCGAGGCGCAGGAAGTGGACATCGAGATCGATCCCCAGGATTTGGAAATCAGCGTCACCCGGGCGAGTGGTCCGGGGGGGCAGGGCGTGAATACCACGGACTCGGCGGTGCAGATTTTGCACAAGCCGACCGGGGCCATCGTTTACTGCGCGGACGAACGTTCGCAGATCAAGAACAAGGCCAAGGCCATGACCGTGCTGCGGGCGCGTTTGCTGAAGATCAAGGAAGACGAGGAGCGCGCGAAATACGCCGCCCAGCGCAAGGGGCAGATCG is from Synoicihabitans lomoniglobus and encodes:
- the prfA gene encoding peptide chain release factor 1 produces the protein MSDLPDITPFRRRLDELDAQMSDPNLFADPRRAATVSRDQQRMARLVADYDKITVLDRQIEEARGMLKDDQADPDLRELAEMELPENEAAREQLQRDVLVAMIPPEPTDSRNTVLEIRAGTGGDEAALFGGELYRAYSRFADTQGWKVQPMSSSEAERGGYKEVIALITGDEVYRQLKFESGVHRVQRVPVTEANGRIHTSTVTVAVMPEAQEVDIEIDPQDLEISVTRASGPGGQGVNTTDSAVQILHKPTGAIVYCADERSQIKNKAKAMTVLRARLLKIKEDEERAKYAAQRKGQIGTGDRSERIRTYNFPQSRVTDHRIGLTLHSLPQVMEGEFEPLVTALMQEDMAMKLAALSEGQAAMPAWATTGSARQA
- a CDS encoding haloacid dehalogenase-like hydrolase → MATTLFTQNIIACIWDFDKTLIPDYMQAPLFKRFGVDEDNFWAETNSLVPHYKKRGYHISGEIAYLNHLLTYVLSGEMAGLNNRILRECGGDIQFYPGVADFLDRSRTFVRDKPEYQKHDIALEHYVVSTGLAEMIRGSSIADKIDGVWACEFVENPLQPGFLKQDEMSLSAEAEIAQIGMVIDNTTKTKAIFEINKGTNRNAAIDVNSNIKPEDRRIPLQNMIYIADGPSDIPSFSVVKKGGGKAYAVYNPDSTGEFEQNDRLRQVGRIDHYGEADYRASSPTAKWLRLQIHGMCDRIVADREAAVAQRVSRPPRHLSGEDDDRKKSKGAAPSLKQSDFLDGENPDT
- a CDS encoding FecR domain-containing protein; translation: MKTKRILTVLVALFWVATISAQTAKVIRMTGAKSATVLLPDQVEETVLEEGQEVPVGSLILVGEGTKLFLRTFTGTITVAEAESIFEIETVEITADNKEKTVLDLRSGNLVANLDPKKRATNDYGVRTPKGVAAARGTNFTISVDGLDVLVTVSAGVVTVEIPEFPLPVSLSPGQASSGGAATTLSAVMNNPATAAVARAVVQATASAVSSLAADPDSGVTSETVSQVVTTAGQAAAETGDSALVSSVAAAATEANPAMAETAVTAAVATNPAAAAEIAGAATAAFPASAQAVVQAAVASNPSSAAAVTTAATTAAPTQAQAVVQGAVNSNPGAAAEIATAATAVAPESADAVVQTAVTANPAAASQVVTGVVQSVSRSTGANVQTTAQALATTANTASAAAGSTETVDANTVAQDVETAAAAETAATEETATDEEEAEEDAEEAEEEAAEEEAEESAEEEAEETPAEDENATEEEAPVEEEAPAEEEASAEDEAPIEEEAPSEEESPAEETPAEETPVETPEVPEDVPEIPDLDEVGNVSTSS